The following proteins are co-located in the Candidatus Accumulibacter cognatus genome:
- a CDS encoding DUF1156 domain-containing protein — MTTKMKLIEVALPLEAINIASAREKSIRHGHPSTLHLWWARRPLAAARAVIFAQMVDDPSAHPDIFPTEKKQEKERQRLFRIIEELIKWENTTNETVLQQARDEIWQSWRYTCAENADHPRAKELFDRYKLPAFHDPFAGGGALPLEAQRLGLESYASDLNPVAVLINKAMIEIPPKFAGKPPVNPESRRKLDASGSWRGATGLAEDVRHYGQWMRDEAETRIGHLYPKIEVTADMAKDRPDLSHYTGRKLTVIAWLWARTVKSPNPAFAHVDVPLASTFMLSTKAGKEAYIEPVIEDGGYHFTVKVGKPKDAAAAKNGTKLARGANFRCLMSGAPMAGDYIKSEGKAGRMGARLMAIVAEGERGRVYLAPTPEMEAIALTAQPKWKPETPLPADMRSHWTPPYGLTTYGDLFTPRQLVALTTFSDLVQEARERVKRDAIAAGLPDDGKALDKVGTGATAYADAVGVYLGFGVSKSADYWSSICTWRSDPKNLGVGHVFSRQAVPMAWDYAEGNPFSASSGNYLVSLDWIVRVINYLPSVARGFVQQADAQNQSIGDSKVVSTDPPYYDNIGYADLSDFFYVWLRRALKPVFPELFAILAVPKAEELVATPYRHGSKAKAETFFLYGMTQAMHRLAEQTHPAFPVTIYYAFKQAESNGADGTTNTGWDTFLAAVIEAGFAISGTWPMRTELSNRMIGSGTNALASSIVLVCRQRPANAPTATRRDFVTSLKAELPQALARLQAGNIAPVDLAQAAIGPGMAVYTRYAKVLDAEGKSLPVRAALALINQTLDEALAEQESDFDADSRWALTWFDQIGFNEGDFGVANVLAQAKNTGMAGLVGAGMVVAGKGKVRLLKPDELPANWDPLTDKRLTHWEIVHQLIRALASGGESAAAGLVAKLGSKAETARELCYRLYTLCERKKRAVEAMAYNGLVQSWPEITRLAREAKSTMPQGTPDMFDQE; from the coding sequence ATGACAACCAAAATGAAACTCATCGAAGTCGCGCTGCCGCTGGAGGCGATCAACATCGCCAGCGCGCGCGAGAAATCCATTCGCCACGGACACCCTTCGACGCTGCATCTGTGGTGGGCGCGGCGGCCGCTGGCGGCGGCGCGGGCGGTGATCTTCGCGCAGATGGTCGATGACCCGTCGGCGCATCCGGACATCTTCCCCACCGAGAAGAAACAGGAGAAGGAACGGCAGCGGCTGTTCCGCATCATCGAGGAACTGATCAAGTGGGAGAACACGACCAACGAGACCGTGCTGCAGCAGGCGCGCGACGAAATTTGGCAGAGCTGGCGCTACACCTGCGCCGAGAATGCCGACCATCCACGGGCGAAGGAACTCTTCGACCGCTACAAGCTGCCGGCTTTTCATGACCCCTTCGCCGGCGGCGGAGCGCTGCCGCTCGAAGCGCAGCGGCTGGGGCTGGAGAGCTACGCCAGCGACCTGAACCCGGTGGCGGTGCTGATCAACAAGGCGATGATCGAGATACCGCCGAAGTTTGCCGGCAAGCCGCCGGTCAATCCGGAATCGCGCCGCAAGCTGGACGCATCGGGATCGTGGCGGGGAGCGACCGGCCTGGCCGAGGACGTGCGCCATTACGGCCAGTGGATGCGCGACGAGGCCGAGACGCGCATCGGCCATCTCTACCCGAAGATCGAAGTCACCGCCGACATGGCGAAAGATCGACCCGACCTGAGCCATTATACGGGCAGGAAACTCACGGTGATCGCCTGGCTGTGGGCGCGCACGGTCAAGAGCCCCAACCCGGCCTTCGCCCATGTCGATGTGCCGCTGGCCTCGACCTTCATGCTCTCGACCAAGGCTGGGAAGGAAGCCTATATCGAGCCGGTGATCGAGGACGGCGGCTATCACTTCACGGTGAAGGTGGGCAAGCCGAAGGATGCGGCAGCGGCGAAGAACGGCACCAAGCTGGCGCGGGGCGCGAACTTCAGGTGCCTGATGTCGGGCGCGCCGATGGCCGGCGACTACATCAAGAGCGAAGGCAAAGCCGGGCGTATGGGGGCGCGGCTGATGGCCATTGTGGCCGAGGGTGAGCGTGGCCGAGTGTATCTCGCGCCGACGCCGGAGATGGAAGCCATTGCCCTGACCGCGCAACCCAAATGGAAGCCGGAAACGCCATTGCCAGCGGACATGCGCTCGCACTGGACGCCACCCTACGGCCTGACGACCTACGGGGACCTATTCACCCCCCGCCAACTCGTCGCGCTGACGACCTTTTCCGATCTGGTGCAGGAAGCGCGCGAGCGGGTGAAACGCGATGCCATCGCTGCTGGCCTGCCCGACGACGGGAAAGCCCTGGATAAAGTCGGCACTGGAGCCACGGCGTATGCGGATGCGGTGGGGGTGTACCTGGGCTTTGGAGTCAGTAAGTCAGCCGATTATTGGTCGAGTATTTGCACTTGGAGATCTGACCCAAAAAACTTGGGCGTTGGGCATGTGTTCTCGCGCCAAGCTGTCCCCATGGCATGGGACTATGCGGAAGGGAATCCATTTTCGGCATCTTCTGGAAATTACCTTGTGTCCCTTGACTGGATAGTACGAGTCATCAACTACCTACCTAGCGTTGCGAGAGGGTTTGTCCAGCAAGCGGATGCCCAAAATCAGTCTATTGGCGATAGTAAAGTTGTCTCTACAGACCCTCCGTACTACGACAACATCGGCTACGCTGACCTGTCGGACTTTTTCTACGTCTGGCTGCGTCGCGCGCTAAAGCCCGTTTTCCCCGAGCTTTTTGCCATACTGGCCGTACCCAAAGCCGAGGAACTGGTGGCCACGCCCTACCGCCACGGCAGTAAGGCAAAGGCCGAGACCTTCTTCCTGTACGGGATGACGCAGGCGATGCATCGCCTTGCGGAACAGACGCATCCGGCCTTTCCCGTAACCATCTACTATGCCTTCAAGCAGGCGGAGAGTAACGGCGCGGACGGCACAACCAATACCGGCTGGGACACCTTCCTGGCTGCCGTCATCGAGGCCGGTTTCGCCATCAGCGGCACTTGGCCAATGCGCACCGAACTGAGCAACCGTATGATCGGCTCGGGGACCAACGCCCTCGCTTCCAGCATCGTCCTCGTCTGCCGCCAGCGACCCGCCAACGCACCCACCGCCACCCGCCGCGATTTCGTGACCTCCCTCAAGGCCGAACTCCCTCAGGCGCTGGCACGCCTGCAAGCCGGCAACATCGCCCCTGTGGATTTGGCGCAGGCGGCGATCGGCCCCGGCATGGCCGTCTATACGCGCTACGCGAAGGTGCTCGACGCCGAAGGCAAGTCGCTGCCGGTGCGCGCCGCACTGGCGTTGATTAACCAGACCCTCGACGAAGCGCTGGCCGAGCAGGAAAGCGACTTCGATGCCGACAGCCGCTGGGCGCTCACCTGGTTCGACCAGATAGGCTTCAACGAAGGCGATTTCGGGGTTGCTAATGTACTGGCACAGGCCAAGAACACAGGCATGGCTGGGCTTGTCGGGGCCGGCATGGTCGTCGCGGGTAAAGGCAAGGTGCGCCTCCTCAAACCGGACGAGCTGCCGGCCAACTGGGACCCGCTGACCGACAAGCGGCTCACGCACTGGGAGATCGTGCACCAGCTCATTCGCGCACTGGCATCCGGCGGTGAGAGCGCCGCCGCCGGGCTGGTCGCCAAGCTCGGCAGCAAGGCCGAAACCGCCCGCGAACTCTGTTACCGCCTCTACACCCTGTGCGAACGCAAGAAGCGCGCCGTCGAGGCCATGGCCTACAACGGTCTCGTGCAGAGCTGGCCGGAAATCACCCGGTTGGCGCGCGAAGCGAAGAGCACGATGCCGCAAGGCACCCCCGACATGTTCGATCAGGAATAA
- a CDS encoding ATP-binding protein, with amino-acid sequence MAITNHERVGKALELLKSGLLPFIERELKAKYGNGWAFEVKDILSDTRLAAGKGESLQDVAASLVVMDRKWAEVFRQILGKSERSLVNELLGVRNAWAHQEPFSSDDAYRALDSAGRLLSAVSAAQADDVDKMKMELLRVRFDEQARSEKRKSASTAVESGVAGNLKPWREVVMPHSDVASGRYQQAEFAADLWQVHLGEGTDEYRDPVEFFRRTYLTESLKGMLVGAVQRLTTGGGDPVVQLQTNFGGGKTHSMLALYHLFSGIAPTELAGIDEVMSAAGASRIPPVRRVVLVGNKISPGNPSTKPDGTVVRTLWGELAWQLGGKTAFARLAADDEQATSPGDVLRELFNDYGPCVILVDEWVAYARQLHDQSDLPAGGFETQFTFAQLLTESAKLAKNCLLVISLPASDTSSSPHTQANDVEVGGTRGREALDRLRNVVGRVEASWRPASAEEGFEIVRRRLFQPLADPTQFKDRDVVARAFADFYRTQQAEFPPECRENDYEKRIRAAYPIHPEVFDRLYTDWSTLVKFQRTRGVLRLMAAVIHSLWEKGDRNPLILPGNVAIDDARVQSELTRYLSDNWVPVIEKDVDGPNSLPLKLDRDLPNLGRVSACRRMARAIYMGSAPTTAAAHKGIEDRRVKLGCAMPGESPAVFGDALRRLAGAGTYLYQDGPHYWYSTQPTVTKLAEDRAEQFKRNPDKVAQEIEQRLRKDLERKGDFARIHPMPATGADIPDDLDARLVVLGVNHPYSKEGNSAGEVAARAILESRGNAPRLYRNTLVFLAADKTRLQDLDEAARKYLAWESILAEKGQLNLTPYQVTQAETQRAAADGTVTARLPETYQWLLVPVQATPQAPITWEAQRLSGTDALAVRVSRKLRSDELYLTTFASTRLRMELERVPLWRGDHVAVRQLIEDFARYLYLPRLKDSSVLLHAISDGVNLLTWTQDGFAFADSFDEAAGRYQGLRAGQMLTLIDAHAPGLLIKPEVAVRQLDAERADLGSRRAPAAPTWGGPGTISGPQAGEPGSEVQPVAARPKRFHGTAVLDATRVGRDASRIADEVISHLVGLVGTRVTVTIEVEAEIPGGAPDHVVRTVTENSRTLKFASQGFENE; translated from the coding sequence ATGGCGATTACCAACCACGAGCGCGTCGGCAAAGCGCTGGAGCTTCTGAAAAGCGGCCTGCTGCCGTTCATCGAGCGGGAACTGAAAGCGAAGTATGGCAACGGCTGGGCTTTCGAAGTGAAGGACATCCTCTCCGATACCCGCCTTGCCGCCGGCAAGGGCGAATCCCTCCAGGACGTCGCCGCCTCGCTGGTGGTCATGGACCGCAAATGGGCCGAGGTGTTTCGTCAGATTCTCGGCAAGAGCGAACGCAGCCTGGTCAATGAACTGCTGGGCGTGCGCAACGCCTGGGCGCATCAGGAACCCTTCTCGAGCGACGACGCCTACCGTGCCCTCGATTCCGCCGGTCGCCTGCTGTCCGCCGTTTCGGCCGCGCAAGCGGACGACGTGGACAAGATGAAGATGGAGCTGCTGCGCGTCCGCTTCGACGAGCAGGCGCGCAGTGAAAAGCGGAAATCGGCCAGCACGGCCGTCGAAAGCGGCGTCGCCGGCAACCTCAAGCCCTGGCGCGAAGTGGTGATGCCGCATTCAGACGTGGCCAGCGGCCGTTACCAGCAGGCCGAATTCGCCGCCGATCTGTGGCAGGTGCATCTGGGCGAGGGGACCGACGAATACCGGGACCCGGTGGAGTTCTTCCGCCGCACCTACCTGACCGAAAGCCTGAAAGGAATGCTGGTCGGCGCAGTGCAGCGCCTCACCACCGGCGGCGGTGACCCGGTCGTGCAGCTGCAGACCAACTTCGGTGGCGGCAAGACCCACTCGATGCTGGCGCTCTACCACCTGTTCTCGGGCATCGCGCCGACCGAACTGGCCGGCATCGACGAGGTGATGTCCGCCGCGGGCGCCAGCAGGATTCCGCCCGTCCGGCGCGTGGTGCTGGTGGGCAACAAGATTTCGCCGGGCAACCCGTCGACCAAGCCCGATGGCACGGTCGTGCGCACGCTGTGGGGCGAACTGGCCTGGCAGCTTGGCGGCAAGACGGCGTTCGCGCGGCTGGCCGCCGACGATGAACAGGCAACCAGCCCCGGTGACGTGCTGCGCGAGCTGTTCAACGACTACGGCCCGTGCGTGATCCTGGTCGACGAGTGGGTGGCCTATGCGCGGCAGCTCCACGACCAGAGCGACCTGCCGGCCGGGGGCTTCGAGACGCAATTCACTTTCGCGCAGCTACTGACCGAATCGGCCAAACTGGCGAAGAACTGCCTGCTGGTGATCAGCTTGCCGGCGTCGGATACCTCCAGTTCGCCACACACGCAGGCCAACGACGTGGAAGTCGGCGGCACGCGCGGCCGCGAGGCGCTCGACCGGCTGCGCAACGTCGTCGGGCGTGTCGAAGCCTCCTGGCGCCCGGCCAGCGCCGAAGAGGGTTTCGAGATCGTTCGCCGGCGGCTGTTCCAGCCGCTTGCCGACCCAACGCAATTCAAGGACCGGGACGTGGTGGCGCGCGCCTTCGCCGATTTCTATCGCACGCAGCAGGCGGAGTTTCCGCCCGAGTGCCGCGAAAACGACTACGAGAAACGCATCCGGGCGGCGTACCCGATACACCCGGAAGTCTTCGACCGGCTGTATACCGACTGGTCGACGCTGGTCAAATTCCAGCGCACGCGTGGCGTGCTGCGGCTGATGGCAGCGGTGATCCACAGTCTGTGGGAGAAGGGCGACCGCAACCCGCTGATCCTGCCCGGCAACGTGGCGATCGACGACGCGCGCGTGCAGTCCGAGCTGACGCGTTACCTCTCCGACAACTGGGTGCCGGTGATCGAGAAGGATGTCGACGGGCCGAACTCGCTGCCGTTGAAGCTCGACCGGGACTTGCCCAATCTGGGCCGTGTCTCGGCGTGCCGGCGGATGGCGCGCGCGATCTACATGGGCTCGGCGCCGACCACCGCTGCCGCGCACAAGGGGATCGAGGATCGGCGTGTGAAGCTCGGCTGCGCGATGCCGGGCGAATCGCCGGCGGTGTTCGGCGACGCCCTGCGCCGCCTGGCCGGCGCGGGAACCTACCTCTACCAGGACGGACCGCATTACTGGTATTCGACGCAGCCAACGGTCACCAAACTGGCCGAAGACCGCGCCGAGCAGTTCAAACGCAATCCGGACAAGGTCGCGCAGGAGATCGAACAACGCCTGCGCAAGGATCTGGAGCGCAAGGGCGACTTCGCGCGCATTCACCCGATGCCGGCAACCGGCGCCGACATTCCCGATGATCTGGATGCGCGGCTGGTCGTGCTGGGCGTCAATCACCCGTACAGCAAGGAAGGCAACAGCGCCGGCGAAGTGGCCGCGCGGGCCATTCTTGAATCTCGCGGCAATGCGCCCCGCCTGTACCGGAATACGCTGGTCTTCCTGGCGGCGGACAAGACCCGCTTGCAGGACCTGGACGAAGCGGCACGCAAATACCTGGCGTGGGAGTCGATCCTCGCCGAGAAGGGGCAGCTCAATCTGACTCCCTATCAGGTCACCCAGGCCGAGACGCAAAGAGCCGCCGCCGATGGCACGGTCACCGCCAGGCTGCCGGAGACCTATCAATGGCTGCTGGTGCCGGTGCAGGCGACACCGCAAGCGCCGATCACCTGGGAAGCACAGCGGCTATCCGGGACGGACGCGCTGGCCGTGCGCGTCAGCAGGAAACTGCGCAGTGACGAGTTGTATCTGACCACCTTTGCCTCAACACGCTTGCGCATGGAACTGGAGCGCGTGCCGCTCTGGCGCGGCGATCACGTGGCGGTGAGACAACTGATCGAGGATTTCGCGCGCTACCTCTACCTGCCCCGGCTCAAGGATTCGAGCGTTCTGCTGCACGCGATCAGTGACGGCGTGAATCTGCTGACGTGGACACAGGACGGCTTTGCCTTCGCCGACAGTTTCGACGAGGCGGCGGGTCGCTACCAGGGCTTGCGCGCGGGGCAGATGCTGACCCTGATCGATGCTCACGCGCCGGGCCTGCTGATAAAGCCCGAGGTGGCCGTCCGGCAGCTCGATGCCGAGCGCGCGGACCTGGGTTCGAGGCGTGCCCCGGCAGCGCCGACCTGGGGCGGTCCCGGAACGATTTCTGGCCCACAGGCCGGGGAACCGGGAAGCGAAGTTCAGCCTGTCGCCGCCAGACCGAAGCGTTTCCACGGCACGGCCGTCCTCGATGCCACTCGCGTTGGCCGCGACGCCAGCCGTATCGCGGATGAAGTGATTTCGCATCTGGTTGGTCTCGTTGGAACCCGAGTGACGGTAACCATCGAGGTGGAGGCGGAGATACCGGGTGGGGCGCCGGATCATGTCGTGCGCACCGTCACCGAGAACAGCCGGACGCTGAAATTTGCCAGCCAAGGGTTTGAGAATGAATAA
- a CDS encoding PIG-L family deacetylase encodes MLSRKPQLLSRYRRQKRYLLLLAGLLLVVLGVFVAWWLLPGLLLLGWIVHEAWLADHLFYSPHDDYQYRFPPDTPRQQVSLRDGRVQLSEPLAAGETLILEVELRSSGLGRWFDPQVLLGDDRQDFERSVMGRRYLNVSGQAAVLARSELLIQGRHCRLPATATLYTLDNPDYAQRRVMVLAPHPDDAELAAFGLYSRASEVLIVTLTQGEVEAEAYQRYDLDAAQAARLKGRLRSWDSIAVPLWGDVSQQRCVQLGYYCLQLSAMLDDPAETFASRASGESDIRSARRHNPLPLPADTDGQPSGKNLLGDLVALLEHFRPEIVITPHPQLDPHPDHYATTLAIDLAAKLANWQPEIALLYANHLHDNDRWPMGPAGCGIALPPALVQLPADALWSPTLSEAVQLDKAMALAMQHDLQGRLSLKKRLRRRIQQVLTGRSWPPTGENEFFRKAVRRHELFWVRRFDA; translated from the coding sequence ATGCTTTCACGCAAACCCCAATTACTCTCGCGCTACCGTCGTCAGAAACGCTATCTGCTGCTCTTGGCCGGATTGTTGCTCGTCGTGCTCGGTGTTTTTGTCGCCTGGTGGCTGCTGCCCGGCCTGCTGCTGCTCGGCTGGATCGTGCACGAGGCCTGGTTGGCCGACCATCTCTTCTATTCGCCGCACGATGACTACCAGTACCGATTCCCGCCCGATACCCCCCGGCAGCAGGTGTCGCTACGCGATGGCCGCGTGCAGTTGAGCGAGCCACTGGCGGCTGGCGAGACCTTGATCCTTGAAGTCGAACTGCGCAGCAGCGGACTCGGACGCTGGTTCGATCCGCAGGTCCTGCTTGGTGATGACCGACAGGATTTCGAGCGCAGCGTAATGGGCCGGCGCTATCTGAATGTCTCGGGGCAGGCGGCCGTGCTTGCCCGTAGCGAGTTGCTGATCCAGGGGCGGCACTGCCGTCTGCCGGCAACCGCCACGCTGTATACGCTGGACAACCCGGACTACGCACAGCGCCGCGTCATGGTGCTCGCGCCGCACCCTGACGACGCCGAGCTGGCAGCGTTTGGCCTTTACAGCCGGGCGTCCGAGGTGCTCATCGTGACGCTGACGCAGGGCGAGGTCGAAGCAGAGGCGTACCAGCGTTATGACCTCGATGCCGCGCAGGCGGCAAGGCTGAAAGGCCGCTTGCGCAGTTGGGACAGCATCGCCGTGCCGCTCTGGGGCGACGTTTCGCAGCAGCGCTGCGTGCAGCTCGGTTACTACTGCCTGCAGCTGTCGGCGATGCTCGACGATCCCGCAGAGACCTTTGCTTCCCGCGCGTCGGGCGAGTCCGACATCCGCAGCGCGCGCCGCCACAATCCATTGCCACTGCCAGCCGACACCGATGGCCAGCCTTCGGGGAAGAACCTGCTCGGCGACCTGGTGGCTCTGCTCGAACACTTCCGTCCTGAAATCGTCATCACGCCGCACCCGCAGCTCGACCCGCATCCCGATCACTACGCCACCACCCTGGCAATTGATCTGGCGGCAAAACTGGCGAATTGGCAACCCGAAATCGCCCTGCTCTACGCCAATCACCTGCACGACAACGACCGCTGGCCAATGGGGCCGGCCGGCTGTGGCATCGCCTTGCCGCCGGCACTCGTGCAGTTGCCCGCGGATGCGCTCTGGAGCCCGACGCTGAGCGAAGCGGTACAGCTCGACAAGGCCATGGCGCTGGCCATGCAGCACGATCTGCAGGGCCGCCTGTCGCTCAAGAAGCGCCTGCGCAGGCGCATCCAGCAAGTGCTCACTGGTCGTTCCTGGCCACCCACCGGCGAAAACGAATTCTTCCGCAAGGCCGTACGTCGCCATGAACTGTTCTGGGTACGTCGTTTCGACGCCTGA
- a CDS encoding GNAT family N-acetyltransferase — MLTLLRAWRERGWTPIDAASYAQAWQQYGGSVATHPLVVERLAGLAAIPVRYLGWFAGDRLLAAIPCWGRYLALSKVVLKKRGQRGLFDLGNAEIILPIAAEASVPVRVRVPYVSELNAARISTLRPQPQGLALARAPEDYGKKFRYNQRREWRLLEEAGGSVRSMLDFSPSEQAAIYADLFQRRWGFAARGAAHLSQVFALLREFMTGAVLLCNGQPIAIQILYRVEAPQWISLEYINGGVDPQCREFSPGSVLSFVNTQAAWQDARALGKPLRYSFGRADREYKDRWCHRVPAYQI; from the coding sequence ATGTTGACGCTGTTGCGCGCCTGGCGCGAGCGTGGCTGGACGCCGATCGATGCAGCGAGCTACGCGCAAGCCTGGCAACAGTACGGCGGCAGCGTCGCTACGCACCCGCTCGTCGTCGAGCGGCTGGCGGGGCTGGCGGCGATACCGGTGCGTTACCTCGGCTGGTTTGCCGGCGATCGGCTGCTCGCGGCGATTCCCTGCTGGGGACGTTATCTGGCGCTGTCCAAGGTGGTGCTCAAAAAGCGCGGCCAGCGCGGCCTGTTCGACCTCGGTAATGCCGAGATCATTCTGCCGATCGCTGCCGAGGCCTCCGTGCCGGTGCGTGTCCGAGTGCCCTACGTCTCCGAACTCAACGCCGCGCGCATCAGTACGCTGCGGCCGCAGCCGCAGGGCCTGGCGCTGGCGCGCGCCCCCGAAGACTACGGCAAGAAGTTCCGCTACAACCAGCGCCGCGAATGGCGCCTGCTCGAAGAAGCGGGAGGCAGCGTTCGTTCGATGCTCGATTTCTCGCCGTCCGAGCAGGCTGCCATCTACGCCGATTTGTTCCAGCGCCGCTGGGGCTTTGCCGCCCGCGGCGCGGCGCACTTGAGCCAAGTCTTTGCGCTGTTGCGAGAATTCATGACCGGTGCGGTACTGTTGTGCAACGGGCAGCCGATCGCCATCCAGATTCTCTACCGCGTCGAGGCCCCGCAGTGGATTTCACTCGAATATATCAATGGCGGAGTAGACCCGCAATGCCGCGAGTTCAGCCCCGGCAGCGTCCTCAGCTTCGTCAACACGCAAGCCGCCTGGCAGGATGCGCGCGCGCTCGGCAAACCCTTGCGCTATTCCTTCGGTCGTGCCGATCGTGAATACAAGGATCGCTGGTGCCATCGTGTGCCAGCCTATCAAATCTAG
- a CDS encoding CapA family protein, producing the protein MSGQSRLLLLITLLGILGAMLAGSVRAEPVRLIFVGDIMLDDGAGRLIRRGGDPLAPFAALLQDADYRIGNLECPIATSGQARDNKIFSFRADPRVLPVLRGRFDALAVANNHSGDYGQAAFLETLGHLAGNGIAAVGGGRHLTEAHRPLWIEQRGLRIAVLAYNEFKPRAFEAGAEWPGIAWSEDSQVVADIRAARAAGADLVIPFMHWGWERERQASERQRQLARLMIDAGASLVVGGHPHVTQDIEYYQGKLIVYSLGNFVFDGFDLPAARTGWLLRLSLDRHGLVSWDTVAAQIDEDGTPHPQAGTPTPCGRAGDRLVRECVQP; encoded by the coding sequence ATGAGTGGGCAGAGCAGGCTGCTCCTGCTGATCACTTTGCTCGGCATACTTGGGGCCATGCTTGCCGGGAGTGTACGCGCCGAACCCGTCCGTCTGATTTTCGTCGGCGACATCATGCTCGACGATGGTGCGGGCCGCCTGATCCGCCGCGGCGGCGATCCTCTGGCACCCTTCGCGGCGCTGCTGCAGGACGCAGACTACCGTATCGGCAACCTCGAATGCCCGATCGCCACGAGCGGACAAGCGCGGGACAACAAGATTTTCAGCTTCCGCGCCGACCCGCGCGTGCTGCCAGTTCTGCGTGGGCGATTCGATGCGCTTGCTGTGGCCAACAATCATTCCGGCGATTACGGTCAGGCGGCGTTTCTCGAAACCCTCGGTCATCTCGCTGGCAACGGCATCGCCGCCGTCGGTGGCGGTCGCCATCTGACCGAGGCGCATCGTCCGCTGTGGATCGAACAACGCGGCCTGCGCATTGCCGTACTGGCCTACAACGAATTCAAGCCGCGTGCCTTCGAAGCCGGAGCCGAATGGCCGGGAATCGCCTGGAGCGAGGATAGCCAGGTCGTTGCAGACATTCGTGCTGCGCGCGCGGCCGGCGCCGACCTGGTGATTCCCTTCATGCACTGGGGCTGGGAACGAGAAAGGCAAGCGAGCGAACGGCAGCGGCAACTGGCCCGATTGATGATCGACGCCGGTGCCAGCCTGGTGGTCGGCGGGCATCCGCACGTGACGCAAGACATCGAGTACTACCAGGGCAAGCTGATCGTCTATAGTCTCGGCAACTTCGTCTTTGATGGTTTTGATCTCCCCGCCGCCCGGACCGGCTGGCTGCTGCGCCTGTCTCTCGACAGGCATGGACTGGTCAGTTGGGATACCGTGGCCGCACAGATCGACGAAGACGGCACCCCGCACCCGCAGGCGGGTACCCCCACACCCTGCGGCCGCGCCGGGGATCGCCTCGTCAGGGAATGCGTCCAGCCCTGA